One part of the Sorangiineae bacterium MSr11954 genome encodes these proteins:
- a CDS encoding glutathione S-transferase family protein: protein MYDLYIANKNYSSWSLRPWLVLRELGIPFNEHMVPFDEEPRWVELRKISPSGKVPCLDDNGTKIWESSAIVEYLAERHPNVWPSDPAARDWARCAAAEMHAGFGNLRSRCTMNCGVRARLHEVPPELTKDITRLAGLWNDGLSRFGGPFLAGKAFTAVDAFFGPVAYRIQTYGLTLDDTAAAYAARLLALPSMQSWYADALRETARPPSQESALEKMATVFEDLRAKAG from the coding sequence ATGTACGACCTCTATATCGCCAATAAAAACTATTCGTCCTGGTCACTTCGCCCTTGGTTGGTTCTGCGCGAGCTGGGGATCCCTTTCAACGAGCATATGGTGCCCTTCGACGAAGAGCCGCGCTGGGTCGAGCTTCGAAAAATTTCACCGTCGGGCAAAGTCCCCTGTCTCGACGACAACGGCACGAAGATCTGGGAATCGAGCGCCATCGTCGAATACCTGGCCGAGCGCCACCCCAACGTATGGCCCTCCGATCCCGCCGCCCGCGACTGGGCCCGTTGTGCCGCGGCCGAGATGCACGCGGGCTTCGGCAACTTGCGCTCGCGCTGTACCATGAACTGCGGCGTTCGCGCCCGACTCCACGAGGTCCCGCCGGAGCTCACCAAGGACATCACACGCCTCGCCGGCCTCTGGAACGATGGCCTGTCGCGCTTCGGGGGGCCGTTCCTCGCCGGAAAAGCCTTCACCGCCGTCGATGCATTCTTCGGCCCCGTCGCCTACCGCATCCAGACGTACGGCTTGACCCTCGATGACACCGCGGCCGCCTATGCGGCGCGGCTGCTCGCGCTTCCGTCGATGCAAAGCTGGTACGCGGACGCGCTTCGGGAGACAGCGCGCCCGCCGTCGCAGGAGAGCGCGCTCGAAAAGATGGCCACGGTGTTCGAGGATCTACGGGCGAAGGCGGGCTAG